The Lolium rigidum isolate FL_2022 chromosome 2, APGP_CSIRO_Lrig_0.1, whole genome shotgun sequence genomic interval AACAATGCGGCGACCCGGGACTTTCCTTAGGAACAGTTCGCCGCAATGAGGCAACAATGCGGTTACATCACTGATTTTTTAGAGAAGGGATCATAAGCACTTTCTCAAATCAAGAGCCACAGAAAGATCAACACATAAGGAAAACTCGATACATGGTTAGATGATGGTGTGGACGAACCCATGATGACTGAGCTCATCTTAGACGAAGTGTCCCACTTTGTAAAAGTCTAAGGTCCAAGTGCTCCTATTCGACGTCGAGATGGACAAACTTCTCGATGCCATCAACACAAAGGTCACACTAACAAGAGGTAGAACCTTCTGATGTATCATTTTAAAGGATGGAGAGGAGCAATGAGAACATGAGCACAAATCAACACGTAGCAACGCACCGTCAATTTTACTAGTTTATCTCCTATACGCGAACCAACTAGCCAGTGTACCAAATGGATCGCGCCAATGCGTATTGATAAGTCCAGCCGGACCGCGAGACTCATTCTGTCCACGAGccgatctaagagcatctccagtcgcgtcccttaaAAAACGTCCgacacaaatgatttggggcacgtttgggaccgcgccggacaaaaaaagactAAAAATCTATTTAAAAAAGAGACCCTTCCCAGccacgtccctcaaacagcgtctagatgcatgcattttaatagaggggaccatCTCATGTGGGAAAATTAGGTGAGAGAGAGTGTGAGAAAAAAGAATGACATGTGGGGagtaggggctgcatgcatgcgtccCGACGCTGTTTTTTTGTGTCCGACATCTCCGGTAGAGACTCTGTacgtagagtctctaccgggaacGTCTGGCAtaaaatgaggcgctatttagctttAGAGAACGCGAGTGGAACGCGTTTTTCTCCATTTTTTGTCTGCCGTCCTCCAAACGTtgtttaagggcatctccagcggcgcgacgtattttaatgtccgcgaccgtccgtttgcgtcgcgttgcggacgctaaaatgaccgtttttgtccgcgcgtccgtttgcgtctggggtctgctccagcggggcgacgcatttttttcttttttttccctcttctccatttaaatatagtttcaaatattacattttgaaacatgattttacaaaaactaacacatagtttggaacatgatttacacaaactaacacatagtttgaaccatggtcgacacaaatatatttttaaaaaaaagaagccagttgtgtttatttccgtatgttcgctgtcaagaaagaacattcgagggcacacacaatcatccaaactggaaaatccagcgggaggagatggtgcccttgttggttctaccgatgagacaaacatccagaaacctcgactactggcttcgtctggcccgtagccatattcacttcaaagaaagaacactccaagttctaactatcggtgttcgAGCCGGattcgtcggtgtggtagtgtcTGCGGTAggttgtgtcgtcgaacaccttgacgatcatctcgccgtccccctcgtagaggaaggtgagctggcagccgggctcgagcacgAGGTCAcgtgcgaacttgtcccaccccgtgtggaggtacatcctgccctgcccgtcgaacaggacctccacggtccagcggcagaaggtgcagctggcctcccgtagctgcaactgcgccggctcgacgtcgtcgacgaactcggcgaacttgtccgggagccgcttgatgccgagtgggtcgtcgtcgatgcggatgaGGAACTCGAAGCGGCGCTCCtttgcgaggacgaggagggcgtaggcgacggcgagcatggggccgtagctgctccaccacggcggcccctgcaccggccacgggggcgcccagggccgcggcctcgaccgcctcgccggccaccaggactggCCATGGACTACCTCGCGGGCCTggatgcgtcgcaggaacacctagacggcgctacggtcgagctttgtggtggctagggtttctttggaggagtggatgaggaagaagaacgcgcgccctctttatataggccggaggcatgcggtggccgcgggacgcgtggcgtcgccattaacgtggttggcggaggtgggcggccgctcggcagccgaggcatcaccattaacgtggcgagagtgccgaagcgacgcagcggcgcagtcGCTGATGCGTTTGAGAAGACACATTGacacagggtcgctgccaggaggGCCcggcgaaacgtccgccagacgcgagcgaacGTTTCCGGACgttcgcagagacgcatccgaggcgcatatttgggccaggtttgcgtctccgcggacgacccggtcactttgcgtcaccccgctggaggtggtggcagacgcatttccggtcacgacgaacgaaaacgatcgctcagcgtccgtttgcgtcgcgcgctggagatgccctaagggtataaggctggtgccaatgcaccaccctactctcacccgccacgtcagcttttttccccactctcaccccacggtgccagtgcacaggctatagtgtcacctctcacttctctctcctccacatcactatTTCCTTTTtagattaagttatttcactcgattttttgtagacattcaaaataatgcaagaaaattattttattgaactaaaaatgttaccgattacataataattaataaaattgcataataaattttgaaaattacataataaataaaaattctactcctcttcctcttcctcttctacctgctgctcctcgtcctcttcatcttcgagaccaagctctttttcgcacatcttgatggccttcgcatgtttgcgcttttctACTTCGGTCATGTCATCGGTTGATCGatctttcattttgttccattgcttgaatagcttagccttcactaaacccttcatcatgttcctcatggcgaaggatttacttcctacctcactgcttgatgaggagtccttccccttcctcctacCCTTACGTACCGCGACCCGTTGGACGCTCCTCCTCCGTCGTCGCCTCGCTAGAGCTGTACTCACCAGAAAGTCCTAGACGGCTTCTCTTGGAAGTGGACTcggttccactaccaggaccatgttgtcctttccacttcgcttcattgCGAACAGCTTGCCACAAGTGGTGCTTTCTGAACGGGTGAGTCACTCTTTTGTCATTCgcgtacctctccattgccgccttcatgaccatATCATCGTCCGCTCCACTCGACGTAACCCCTCTTCTTGGATGTAGTATCCAttgaacagggacacctccttgttgtaggcgttccaatgatccttcggctgcttcgaggtccgatgacgggcaggatccgaggtagagttgaaggttgtagctatctgaccccaaaaactagtgccggtcttgcaattgccggcaacagagtccttggagttaaaaagccaagcattaacctaccccgaaatagatattgttagtgaaaaatccaagcaagaaccaaccccgaaataaatatgtgatgggCAAGTAAAGTACCAGTTTTTCCTCTTCCGCAACAGTCCAGTCAAGCCTCTTTGCACGCGGTGGTACGATTGTTTCCGCGGCATTGGACTCGGAGCTTGGAGCGGGAGCTTCAGAAGGTGGGGGGGTACGGACCATATGGCGCGTATGGATACGGAGGTGGAGGGTATGAACCGTACGAAGGTGGTGGGTACGGAGGTACGGTGCCACTCCCGCTACCTGTAGGTGGAGCAGTTGGAGGTGGTTGGGGGTATGGATACGGTGgcggagggtatgaaccatatggcgccggaggtggagcgtatgggccatatggccccggaggtggtgtgccggaggagtacaaaactcggggaagcggcgaagaaccgacattggtgcgacgatgtgtcggagagaCACCATCGAGGTCTATTGGTGACCCGTCTTGGATCAGATCCGTGAACGTGGTGCaatctggtggagtccaaccggacatggtggagaagatttgagagagggaaggtgatgaatggagatgaaatgggtgtggagtgagtgaaatcatatggggggtatttatagggttttttgaaccagcaacggctacccAACGGCTAGCTACGTGGACGAATCAGagcgcgccacgtcagctagccgttactcactaccgcccctctctcgcccgctCTCGGCCGCCTCTAGCCCGCCTACCGCCCGCCTAacgcccgctctcgcccgccccgctctcgccccgcCGCGCCAACGCTACCGCCTCGCTCCCACCGCCCTCTCGCCTCGCTGtcgcccccagcgcgggcggtagccgggcggcagcgggcggtaccgcccggcgcCAGCCCCAGCGCCCCGCGCTCgcgtcccgccccactcccgcccgcctcccgcctgcCCACGGGCGATAGCGCCCCGCCaaacgcccgcgttggcaccagctggAGATGGCCGGCGGCGCACGAGCCTCCTCTGCGCGGCGGACGTACGGACGCTGTCTTGTGGGTTCTGGCCTCGATCTCCTCTGGCCAGCAAGCTCGCTCACGTACTGGGGACGCGTTTGACTGCGTGCGTGTACACACATCGCAGCCGCAGGGCACGAGGCTACAGGGACGCCGGTGGGGGACGCGCGCGGTCCTCTCCGTTGTCGGCGCAGGCAGGCCACCGGACGCCGGATCATTTCCCGAGGCCCCACGTGGGCTCCGGCGCCTCGTACGGGCATGCCTGCGTGGCTGCCTCTGCCTCCTCCGCCCGGCGAGGGGCCGCCTGCAAGCACCGGCACGTGTCATGGACCATTTTTCTTCCGTATCGCGTAATCGGCGCCTCGCTCCGTCGACGTCGATCCTGTCTGCCGGAGACGTGAGCGGCGGTGGCGACAGCAGGCCCAGCGCATGCGCACCGCCGGACGTTCGAGGCCCGAGGCTTTTCTGCCCTTCTCCGGATCCCGTCGCTCATGTTTTTCTCCGGCCCAGGCCAACGCAGGCCCAGCGAAAACGCAGCGTAGCTCCTGGACGCTTCCAGAGCCTTCCCAATCTTTCCCCGGCACGCTACTTCCTCCTCGGCTCCAGCGTAGCTCCTGGACGCTACTTCCAAACCAACCGCAACTGCGCGCAGCCACAAGGGTCTCGCCTCCCGCCTTGATCCGCCCTTCCCGTTTCCGGCGACCTCTCCGCCGTCCGCCCCAGTCCCGACTCCCGAGCGATGTCCACTCAGTCCATCTCGCCCGCCTCCGCTCACTTCACTTACCCTGCTACcggtgcggtggcggcggccacgTCCTACTTCCCCGTCCCTTTCCACCTCCAGACCGCGCAGTACTCGACGGCGAGCCCCGCGCCGGCGCCGCTTTACAACGAAGTCTACCCCGTGCCCCAAATCCACCAGGTAATAACCGCCCCTTCGCCTAATTCCTTTTTTTTGAGGTAATTAAGGGCGATAGATCATTTAGTTATGGgatatataggatctaaactaaaCTCTGGGTGATCGGAACCTGACCAAATTATCGGAGGATAGGCTATATCTCGTAgtttaaaatagcgggctattTCATTTAGCCGCGATATTTTCAGAACCTACGAAAGACTATAGGGGGCTAATCCATTTagccttttttttttaaaaaaatagggGAAAATTCAGTTATATCTTGCTAGAGAAAGAGGAAAACTATGACGCAAACATGATTCGAGCTACAACTCATTCAACTGTTCAATGCAAACAAATATTCAACTATTCAACTAACAAGTTTTGATTGAATCAGATTGAATCGAAATTCGGAAAACATGAAATAAAAAGTACAAGAGAAGAGAAATTCAGAAAAGAGGGATTTTAGCGGCTAAATTAGAGCCTAATTAGGGGCTAAATagagctatagccggctattaccGGTTTTTCTCATTTAGCCTATAAATATCATAGCCTTAGAATTGTGCGGCCTAGGCCAGTGGAAATGCACTTCCAACTGTCAGTAAGTATAATCCGTCGTCTATCATGATGTCACTACGCAGGCACAGCAACTCTTCCAGAAAGATTCGCAGATAATCACCCCTGAAGCCCTAGCTACTGTAAAGGCTGCTATTGCGGGTAATGACCAAGACAAAAAagttgaagcaaagaaaaaggcaGTACCCCGGAAGGCAGCTGGGCAATGTTGGGAGGACCCAACATTAGCTGAATGGCCTGAAAGTAAGTTCCCAATCCTATTATTTGTACCTATAGGATATACTATCTGAATGCAAAACATGGCAATGCAATACCTTATTCATCTTACCAATCAAGCCAACAACGGCCAAAACCTCTTATGTCTCACAGGCAAGATTAATGTTCTATGTATTGTTCTTTGTTCTGAGATAAGCTGttatgttttctttttttgttaaAGGTGAACGAGGATGTGATGTGTAGCCCAACAGTTTAAAGATTTCATCCTTGTCACACTGGATCTAGGTGGGCTTGCTGATGATATAGTAAACATTTTGCAATTTTCTCTATGCTTACATCAATTGTTCTGCAAATATTGCTGTTTGTGCTCCAGAGCCTGAATCAGTCATGTGAATTGCACATATCAATCATGTGAATTTGGAGTACTATTTTGATGCGAATGCGTGTGTGCGTGTAGCTTGttgtgtttatttttattttggtgCACATAGTCTTAAACCACTTCAAATTTATTTGATTATTCAGAAGGCCAGGAAAAAAGAGATCAGCTTCCTTGTTGTTACTGCGCCCATCAATTTGTAATCTTGTGTAAAGCTAATctagctactccctccattccaaaatataaggcgcCCTTAAATTACGTTGGTCAGCAACTTATAACTTTGACTATAATTTGTAATTATAATATGTTCACAAAATTTGCATTAAtataaatgaaacaaaagagaatTGCAAGACGAATGCAATTAAAAGTGTGTCTTATATtattggatggagggagtaaagGAAGATATATATCTGAGCTCTGCCACATAATCCAGAATTTATGTGTATTTTTTTCAGATAGCATGCAATCCAGTAGATAAGTCACTTCATTCATGGTTAGTATTGATTGagcaagatacaaaaaaaaatcattctaATAAGTTCCCATAGCTTGCAATACATTGTTCTGGAACCTGGTCTAGGATTTATGTGATTACTTGTTTCATTTATTTGACAAGGCTCTAGAAAAAGATTACTGCTGTTACTGTAAACATCAGTTCGTACATCTTAGCTCCTGAAGATTATCCAGAATTTGTCTATAGTTTTTCTGTAAATATACAACTTTTGCTGTGTTAGGTGCGGGTGCCTCATCTTGTGCTGCTGCCTCCCTTCAGTATATTCAACTCAATAGTTAGGAATAGTGATGCTTCACTGATTTACATTCATTGTGTCGAGGTCCGATCATATTTTAATTAACGACTTGGCAGCACACTGTGTCATTTATTACGCTACATTGTTTTGACATTTATTTGTAGTTACATGTCCATGAATACCCAAATGTATAATATTTAGTTATTTACTACCAATCTAGTGAATATTTTCCATTTGATATATATTGTTGCACCTTAACATTTACAATTTTCACTTCCCTCCCATAACAGATGACTTCCGTTTGTTTTGTGGCAATCTTGGTAATGAAGTGAATGATGATGTTCTTGCCAAGGCGTTTTCAAAGTATCCATCGTTTAACATGGCTAGGGTAAGTATTACCTCTTCTTATCAGTGCTTTTGTTCTCTCTCTTGTGCTGATTATGACCACATGATGCATTAGGTTATACGAGATAAATCTACTGGTAAGACTAAGGGCTATGGCTTTGCTAGTTTCGCCAATTCATCAGACCTTGCTGCGGCGCTAAAAGAGATGAACGGTAAGGCTGCTCAACCACGAAAATGCCACTTGTTTCTGAAATAGTCTGTGTACCACAACCAAACTTATACAGCTGATATCAAGCAGGTAAATATGTTGGAAATCGACCAATCAAACTACAGAAGAGTACGTGGAAGAATAGAATAGATTATGAAGCTCTGCAGAAACCAAAGGTTAGTTCTCATGATTATATCTTAGTGAGGCAACCTTTTTACTCCTTTTATGTATGCGGGTGCTCAGTCAAGTGATGCACGCTGAAATGCCTGCAGGCTGGACCACAGAAGAAGCTCAAAGCGCAGAAAAGAAGTGTCCTACATAAGTGAAGAAGCTGCTCAGTCAAGTGATCCACGCTGAAATGCCTGCAGGCTGGACCACAGAAGAATCTCAAAGCGCAGAAAAGAAGTGTCCTACATAAGTGAAGAATATAATTATCCTAGTTTGTCCTTGAGAATGTTGTCATTTTGGACATGTAGCATGCACCAGAGTCTTAGTGCAGTTCATGATTGTAATGTAGGTGTAAATTTTCAAATGACAGACACTGTTTTTTGAATATTATGAAGTGCTCATGGTGATCTCTGATGTCGATGAATGATTTTCATCTTCGTAAAATGTTACTAAGTGCTCTTTTGGTTTCGCTGGGCCGTAAAATGCTATTGAATGGGACTGCTGCCAAGGATTATACCATAAGAATTTGTTCATGTTCAGTTTGCTGCTTAAGTTTGCCAAAGACACCTTCTGCATGCGCTTCGCTTATTGCCACACCTTCCATCTTATCGCAACATGTCATACTTTCTTACTCATGATCCATGTGTCATGGGCTCTGTTTGCCACACTAATAGTGTGCATTTTGTTCTCCATAATTTTCTGACAGTTATATTTTGCCTAGAAGTTAGTTGTGGCAAAGTTAAACATGCTGACAGTTAAATTGGGTGTTTGCCTTACCAATCCATGGAGCAAGTTGGAGGTACCCAAACTAGGCAGATGGAGCATGAAGGTAGCGAGCAGGGCCTGCCGCCACGTATGTATGAAAATACCTAGACCAGCAAGTACCGCTTGCCATTATGGAGCGTCTGTGAAGATGAGAGCCTGGAATGTTGGAGATGTCCCTAATTCTCCTTCCTGGAAGGACTGCCATCTGCTGCTGAGGAACAGATTGGAGCTGCAGAGCAGCGTCTACTACTCCGTACATTGTCTAGTTTTGCCCCTGCGAGGTTTCTTGTGCTGCTGCAGACACCTGCAGGCTAGAGGATTATACTCCCTCCTGGCGCATTTGTGGCAGGCTCGTCTTCATTTTCCGTATTTTGTTAACAAGAAAACTCCATGTGTGAGTGGAATGATTAATTATCAGAGAAAAAGAAGCATGGAACTGGTCAAATTTGCTCAAACGAGATAAGATTTTTCATACTAGCCAACAATCCACAGCCTGTTTTAAAAGTAACATCGGCACATGTTTTAGAGCAACACATTTTTAATTTGCTTCTTCCCGTAGCTTGAACTGCAACGACTCTAAACGGCAGCACATATTTATAACCTTCTCAGGCATGCCAAAGGGTAGTAAAGATTCACAAAACGCTCAAGTTAGATAATTTTGGCTGAAAAGGGTATCGCTCCAAAGAAACCATTTCGTTGTGACACTCCATTCAATACATTGTGCAAGTAGCCATGGGTCAACAGCCCAAACATTGTGACATACATAGTATCGGTCTATAATTCTCTGAAGATCAGTATGCGTAACATAACAGTGTATCCTCTGTGACGATGAAAGTTTATAAAATAGCAAGACACATTTATTCTGTGGTAATTATTGCTGTGTATTGCGTTAAGAAGCCTTCATATCATCGAGTCCAACACTTGCCTGCAAGAAAAGTAGACAGTAGTAGAAGGTATCATTAAAAGCAGACAACTCAGAACATATGTATTGTCTTCAGAAGAATAAGAGCTATACCAGGAACTCGTGATTCTCCTTGAGAAAAGGATGAAAGGTCGTGCAAAATTTCTCAATGTCAGCTTTGATGTCACCAGTTCCACTTATGACTTCCATAAATTTATCTTTATTAGGTGCAAGTTTCATAGCCACCTGAAACATAATAACTCATCCAAATGAACAGACAAGTAAATAAGCGAAGCTAACTAAAAACATAAACTCAATCACAAAGAACTGGTAGCCTTTTTTTGTGAAAAGAAAGCAAGGAAATCTAGTAACAGGATAGCAACATTGTCATTTCAACAGACATTTCAAGTAGATAAAAAAAAGTTAAAGATAAATAAATCATCAGTGACTAAAGTTGTTCGCTAGATGGACAAAATGGATAACAGCTTGACGATTAAAAAGGTTGAAAGTTGAAACATGGTCTGAAACTTAATGTGCAAAGAGTAGCATATTTTATTCGTCTACAGTGACCTCAGTTGAAACATGGTCCATAAGTTACTATACAAGAGTACCCCATGTTTTATTCACCTATGGTGCCTTAAGTTGGATGCTAGTCCTCCCTATAGTTTGTGCTAATGAAAATATGTATAGGGACAGTACATGCAAAATTATACAATCCGTCTCTGATTGCAAGGGCTATTGCAGTCTGTCTTAGGCAGTTAAGACTTGACTTGCTTAAAAATTGTTTAAGTCCTCATTTCATGATGGCAACAGTGCTCAAGTACATTTCATGATGAAAAAGTGTATGTGCTGATTATGTGAGTCAACGTGTGAAATATTATACCGTAAAACTAGAACTGGCGAGCCAGCCATGCCATTTCTTCAGAGTTTTTGTGTATGAATCAGTACAAGCTTGACTCATAGTCCAGTCTGGATGGTCAAGCAGATTACGGAATAATTCAACAAGGAAATCCATAGCCCTGGCAGATAGAAAAATATTATAATTACAACTCCAGTACCCAGGGTGCTGATTAAGCTGGAAGAACGTGACAAATTATGCAGGAGAAAGTGAAGCACCTCGTGAGCCATAGAAGTCCATTTGTGCAGCTCGATGAACCTTTTGCAGTTTTATTTTGAACTTCTTCTTGGACCATGGTGTACAAGTCCACATATTTCGATGGGTCAGAAGAATACTTATTGTCCAACCTCTGATAGGAGAGAATCAGGTCAGTTGCCAGGAAAGAAAATTGTAATCTGAGGTCACCAAAAGAGATATTAACACTATGCAGTAGCCAGTAGGTAAATGTATCTAAAGTAGATATAAAGTATTACAAAAAAACATGATACTATACATATCAATGAATGAAACGTAAACCACTAATTAATAGTAGTTTCTTGCAGGTAGAATGCTTACCGTGATATTACCACCGATATCATTCTTCACAATTACCATAGCAGCTCCAAATTTATCTGGTGTTCAAAAGCAGAGAACAAATGGGAAATTAGCAACACTATGAAGGAATTTCTTTTTTTAACAAACACCGACAAGActtaatgaaaaaaaaaaaagttagccATACTAGAAGATGTGCAATATCACCCTGTATGGTTTGAGCCAACAAAACTGTTTTATTTAGGACTTGATTGGGCTTAAGAAAGCACAACAAGGATCAGTATCAAATAATTTGAAGATTACTATCATATTCAGACAATAAGAACTTCCAGAATAAGAAATACTGTACGGATTTACTGAACCACGACAAACACACCGGCGTTTCCCCAGCACTCACCTATCACCACTTTACCAAAAGGTGGACAATAGTTTGAAAATTCAGTATGCAGCAACTCACAATTCTGAGCAATACTAAATGCCGAGGGGAATCTATAAGCGCAAAAGGCTAAATAAAGAAAGTCATCTGCCTATGACAAAGGCACTCAAATTCGATTATCCGTTTGCTTATTTAGAACTGCACATCTCCAATAGCGTTACACACAATTGCTCTCAGCTAGACTCAACCTTCTGAATAGCTTGTTCGAAGAAATATCAGTTGCGGGTAAAAAAAAGTTACTCAGGTTATTCGCCTAACAACTGAAGTAAACAAGGTATGTAGTTACAAATTCAGTAGAGAGGCCCGGATACTGATCTGAAACTCATGGTAAttcactatccaacacatgaaaaACTGAATTCATGGCAAACATGGATGGAGGGAGGTACCCAAGACAGGCAGGATCTGCTTGCAGACATCGAGGAAGGGCTTGGTGAGCACGACCCCGGTCTCCGACCTGACATGCTTCATCCCTTCCAAACAGGGAGTGAACACTGTCTCTGCCATCTCTCCGCCTGCAAGAGTCAACAAATGCATCAATACACTACACTCAGAGCCATTGATCTAACAAGGATCTGTCCAAGCCTGACGCTGTGTACTGCAATCTGCTAGCTCTGTCCCAACTAAATCCCAACGATCTTTACAACCATGGATGAGATCATGAGATCGAACATCCGCAAACCGCGTAGGTTAGCGTCCCAACTAAACAAATGCGTAAAAAGAAACATCGCTGATCTAACCTTGCGGTATTAGATCCGCAGCCCACAGCGCAGCTGCTAAACAGAGGCTCAAGAAAGACGTTGACTTACAGCTTCACGATCTCGCAGAAGACGGCGCTTTTCTCCCTCTTTGGGCGAGGAAACTGCAGGATGTAGGAATCTAGCAAGGGACGTGCGATGcgggggaggaagaagatgccCCGCACTGCCTGCCCTTTTACTGCGGTCTGTCCTGACCGTGTGGCTCCTACTCAGGCAACTGCCACTTAATGGGCTAGGACTAGATTCGATTCTTCGATATAAGCCCAATAGACTAGCCATGGCCCATGGGTGACTTGGACGACGACTCGCGAAGGCCCACTAGCCATTCCAAAGCCCAAACGCCCGGGAAACCCCCTGCAAACCCTCTGACCTGCATCGGACGGCCAGGAGAGCTCGCGTCAAGATCCACGGGCTTACGAGGATTTGCACGCTGCCTTTATATTCCGCTGCCCCCGCAGAACCCTAGCTCCTCTTGCCTTTCCGCCAGCCCgcatcctcgccgtcgccgccgtccccgccgcccccgccgccgcgttTTTTCTCCGACCGCCGCAAAGATGGTACGTCCATTGCTCGCTTAGTTACGTGATGCGATGTCGGTAGGTTTCAGTTGACGCGTGTTTTGATTGGCCTGAGGGTGTTTGCCTTGCTTGCAGCCGTTCAAGAGGTTCGTCGAGATCGGGCGGGTGGCCCTGGTGAACTACGGCAAGGACTACGGccgcctcgtggtcatcgtcgatgtcgtcgaccagaaCCGGGTGAGTGTTGAGTTCTGCTGGTTGCATTTCTACGCGC includes:
- the LOC124687667 gene encoding RNA-binding protein 42-like gives rise to the protein MSTQSISPASAHFTYPATGAVAAATSYFPVPFHLQTAQYSTASPAPAPLYNEVYPVPQIHQAQQLFQKDSQIITPEALATVKAAIAGNDQDKKVEAKKKAVPRKAAGQCWEDPTLAEWPENDFRLFCGNLGNEVNDDVLAKAFSKYPSFNMARVIRDKSTGKTKGYGFASFANSSDLAAALKEMNGKYVGNRPIKLQKSTWKNRIDYEALQKPKAGPQKKLKAQKRSVLHK
- the LOC124692581 gene encoding glycolipid transfer protein 1-like, which encodes MAETVFTPCLEGMKHVRSETGVVLTKPFLDVCKQILPVLDKFGAAMVIVKNDIGGNITRLDNKYSSDPSKYVDLYTMVQEEVQNKTAKGSSSCTNGLLWLTRAMDFLVELFRNLLDHPDWTMSQACTDSYTKTLKKWHGWLASSSFTVAMKLAPNKDKFMEVISGTGDIKADIEKFCTTFHPFLKENHEFLASVGLDDMKAS